TATAAGATGATTTTCTAAGTGAAATCAGAATAGCGAATTACATCTTTTACTTATAATTATCCCTGCCAGCTTGTGAAAGCTGGCAGGGATTTTTATTTGAAAATCAAAAGATTCAAAGATATTATATGTTAAATCTTCTTTATCCGTTTGCGATATTTCCAAACAAATCGAATGAGGCATCCCAATCTTTCCAGACTGGCTCTCTGCCCAATTCCTTCAATCTCGCATTGATTACCTTGGCGGTACGCTCATCGCTCACGGTGAACTGCTCCAATGCCTGAGGATAAGTATGGTAACCACCAGGATTTACCTTTGATTCTGCCGACATGGTGGTGACACCCAGTGTTGCCATGTTGTCACGGATGTAGGCAGGCTCACGAGTAGAGTAGGAGATATCTACATCGTGGTCGAAGATACGCATGGCGAAAGTAGCCTGTGCCAACTGCTTGTCTGTCATGAAGCAGTTTGGCTGGAAACCTTCGTTCTGTGCAGGGCGCATACGAGGGAAGTTCACGCTGTACTTGGTCTTCCAGTAGTGCTTCTGAAGGTAGCGCAGATGATGAGCCATCATCACTACATCCGTGCGCCACTCCTTCTCCAGACCGATGAGCACACCCATACCGATGCTGTGAACTCCTGCCATACCCATGCGGTCGAAACCATCGCAACGCCACTCAAACTTGCTCTTCATGCCACGTGGGTGGTAGAGCTTGTAGTGCTCGTGGTTGTAGGTCTCCTGGAAACAGATGACACCGTTCATACCATGGTCGGCGAGGGTCTTGTAATCCTCAGTAGAGAGCGGCATCACCTCAATCTTCACGTTAGAGAAATACTTCTTGGCGATGT
The Segatella copri DNA segment above includes these coding regions:
- the thiH gene encoding 2-iminoacetate synthase ThiH; amino-acid sequence: MFSDELKNISWEETTERIARMTDNDVRRALAKDHCDVNDFMALISPAAEPYLEVMARLSRKYTEERFGKTMSMFIPLYITNSCSNSCVYCGFHRENPMARTILTPEQIENEYKAIKQLAPFENILLVTGENPAKAGTPYLAKAIDIAKKYFSNVKIEVMPLSTEDYKTLADHGMNGVICFQETYNHEHYKLYHPRGMKSKFEWRCDGFDRMGMAGVHSIGMGVLIGLEKEWRTDVVMMAHHLRYLQKHYWKTKYSVNFPRMRPAQNEGFQPNCFMTDKQLAQATFAMRIFDHDVDISYSTREPAYIRDNMATLGVTTMSAESKVNPGGYHTYPQALEQFTVSDERTAKVINARLKELGREPVWKDWDASFDLFGNIANG